One Sander vitreus isolate 19-12246 chromosome 23, sanVit1, whole genome shotgun sequence DNA window includes the following coding sequences:
- the lum gene encoding lumican — protein sequence MFPLRVPLLAVLVSVALCQYYDYDYQPNSMLGPSGPNCNQECDCPFNFPTAMYCDSRKLKFVPVVPTGIKYLYLQNNQIEEIKAGVFDNVTDGLRWLILDNNQITNAKIAKGTIDKLTGLEKLFFSYNNLTEPVVPPSKSLDELKLMHNKLSKFPSGLLTDKENLTSINLQHNQLTSDAIGGAFKGPKKLLSLDVSHNKLKKLPAGVPSSLEILYADYNDIDSVGAGYLSKMPSLQYLRISNNKLVDSGIPAGVFNVTSLVELDLSFNKLQSIPEINEQLEQLYLQANEINKFDLASFCKHITPVNYSHLKHLRLDANNVTHSSMPPDSSNCLRQLSDVMFE from the exons ATGTTCCCTCTCCGTGTACCCCTGTTGGCCGTATTGGTCAGCGTGGCCCTGTGCCAGTATTATGATTATGACTACCAGCCTAATTCTATGCTAGGACCCTCAGGGCCCAACTGTAATCAAGAATGCGACTGCCCATTCAACTTCCCCACTGCCATGTATTGTGACAGCCGCAAGCTCAAGTTTGTTCCAGTAGTCCCAACAGGGATCAAGTACCTGTACCTCCAGAACAACCAGATAGAAGAGATCAAGGCAGGAGTGTTTGATAATGTCACTGATGGACTTCGCTGGCTGATACTTGACAACAACCAGATTACCAATGCTAAGATAGCAAAGGGCACAATCGACAAACTTACAGGCCTGGAGAAGCTATTCTTCAGCTACAACAACCTGACAGAGCCAGTTGTCCCTCCCTCAAAGTCCCTTGATGAGCTGAAGCTAATGCACAACAAGTTATCCAAGTTCCCCTCTGGACTCTTGACTGACAAGGAGAACTTGACCTCCATCAATCTTCAGCACAATCAGCTAACGTCCGATGCCATCGGGGGGGCATTCAAAGGGCCAAAGAAGCTGCTGTCCCTGGACGTGAGCCACAACAAGCTGAAGAAGCTGCCTGCCGGAGTTCCCAGTTCACTGGAAATTCTCTACGCTGACTACAATGACATTGACAGTGTCGGAGCAGGATACCTGAGCAAGATGCCCTCGCTGCAGTACCTGAGGATCTCCAACAACAAGCTGGTGGACTCCGGAATCCCTGCTGGAGTGTTCAATGTGACATCACTAGTGGAGCTGGACCTGTCTTTCAACAAACTGCAGTCCATCCCTGAGATCAACGAGCAGCTGGAGCAACTCTACCTCCAGGCCAACGAAATCAACA AGTTTGACCTGGCAAGTTTCTGCAAGCACATAACTCCTGTCAACTATTCCCACCTGAAGCATCTGCGTCTGGACGCCAACAACGTCACACACAGCAGCATGCCCCCTGACTCCTCCAACTGCCTGCGCCAACTTTCAGATGTCATGTTTGAATAA
- the kera gene encoding keratocan, producing the protein MQTTHISWWSSLGHGMALLLSLLCTLCLVGQVLGQDMPYEEYMAQIQACPKECRCPPNFPRAVYCDNKALKSIPKIPTHTWYLYLQNNLIEVLSADALRNATQLRWLNLNRNKISSEGVEEGVLSTMSHLAHLYMDDNLLSSVPSPLPASLEHLLLSRNRISKIPAGVFIGLDKLNLLDLQGNKLMDEDVTEVSLKGLNNLVQINLAKNQLSSMPLGLPPTTTQLFLDGNNIEKIPAGYFKSLPKVAFLRLNHNKLGSSGVPKNVFNISSILDLQLSHNQLTEVPLIPSGLEHLHLDHNNIKSVNGANVCPVAVDTVDDSINESVPRLRYLRLDGNEIKPPIPRDVILCFRLLRSIVI; encoded by the exons ATGCAGACCACTCACATCAGTTGGTGGAGCAG TTTGGGCCACGGAATGGCACTTCTCCTGAGTCTTCTCTGCACCTTGTGCCTGGTGGGGCAAGTTCTTGGCCAGGACATGCCTTATGAGGAATATATGGCCCAGATTCAAGCCTGCCCTAAAGAGTGTCGCTGCCCCCCCAACTTCCCTCGTGCTGTCTACTGTGATAATAAAGCCCTGAAGAGCATCCCCAAAATCCCTACACACACATGGTATCTCTACCTGCAGAACAATCTAATTGAGGTCCTGTCAGCAGATGCCCTGCGTAACGCCACACAGCTGCGCTGGCTGAACCTAAACCGCAACAAAATCTCCAGTGAGGGAGTGGAAGAAGGTGTCCTAAGTACAATGTCTCACCTGGCGCACCTCTACATGGATGACAACCTCTTGTCCTCTGTGCCATCTCCCCTGCCAGCTAGCCTAGAGCATCTACTTCTCTCTCGCAATCGAATTTCCAAGATCCCTGCTGGTGTCTTCATTGGTCTGGATAAGCTCAACCTCTTGGACCTCCAGGGGAACAAGCTGATGGATGAAGATGTGACTGAGGTGAGCCTGAAGGGTCTAAACAACCTGGTACAGATCAATCTAGCCAAGAACCAGCTGAGTAGCATGCCACTTGGCTTACCACCCACCACTACCCAACTTTTCCTTGATGGCAACAACATTGAGAAGATCCCAGCCGGCTACTTCAAAAGTTTGCCAAAAGTGGCATTTCTGAGGCTCAACCACAACAAGCTTGGCAGCAGTGGAGTTCCGAAAAATGTGTTTAACATCTCCAGCATTTTGGACTTGCAGCTGTCCCACAACCAGCTGACTGAGGTTCCCCTCATTCCCTCAGGCCTTGAACACCTTCATCTTGACCACAACAATATCAAAA GTGTAAATGGCGCCAACGTCTGTCCTGTCGCCGTTGACACTGTGGATGACTCTATCAATGAAAGTGTTCCTCGACTGCGCTACCTTAGACTGGATGGCAATGAGATTAAGCCACCGATTCCCAGGGATGTCATTCTGTGCTTCCGTCTCCTGAGGTCCATTGTCATCTAA